A single window of Gossypium arboreum isolate Shixiya-1 chromosome 13, ASM2569848v2, whole genome shotgun sequence DNA harbors:
- the LOC108461235 gene encoding PHD finger protein ALFIN-LIKE 2 — MASSSPRTVEEIFKDYSARRSGLVRALTYDVDDFYSQCDPDKENLCLYGHPNEAWEVALPAEEVPPELPEPALGINFARDGMNRKDWLSLVAVHSDCWLLSVSFYFGARLNRNERKRLFSMINDLPTVFEVVTGRKPIKDKPTVESGSKSRNSTKRSIDGQPRSNPKLVDENYEDEEEQGDTFCGICGGGYNSDEFWIGCDNCERWYHGKCVKITPAKAELIKFYKCPLCTKKARQ; from the exons atggCTTCTTCTAGTCCTCGCACTGTGGAAGAGATCTTCAAAGACTATAGCGCTCGACGCTCCGGTCTTGTTCGTGCTCTCACTTACG ATGTAGATGATTTCTACTCGCAATGCGATCCAG ATAAGGAGAATTTGTGTCTGTATGGACACCCAAATGAGGCTTGGGAGGTAGCTTTACCAGCAGAGGAAGTTCCACCTGAGCTCCCTGAGCCAGCCTTGGGTATCAATTTTGCTAGAGATGGGATGAACCGGAAAGACTGGCTTTCACTGGTTGCTGTGCATAGTGATTGTTGGTTGCTTTCCGTGTCTTTCTACTTTGGAGCTCGGCTTAATCGCAATGAAAG GAAGCGCTTATTTAGCATGATAAACGATCTTCCAACTGTCTTTGAAGTTGTAACTGGAAGGAAGCCCATAAAAGACAAGCCCACAGTAGAAAGTGGAAGCAAATCACGAAACAGCACGAAG AGATCAATCGATGGACAGCCAAGAAGCAATCCTAAGTTAGTTGATGAAAATTATGAGGATGAAGAAGAGCAGGGCGACACCTTTTGCGGGATTTGTGGTGGAGGATATAATTCTGATGAGTTTTGGATCGGTTGTGACAACTGTGAACGGTGGTACCATGGAAAGTGCGTGAAGATAACACCAGCCAAAGCCGAATTGATTAAGTTCTACAAGTGTCCATTATGCACGAAAAAGGCGAGACAGTAG